In Scatophagus argus isolate fScaArg1 chromosome 3, fScaArg1.pri, whole genome shotgun sequence, the genomic stretch TTCCCTGAAATTATCTTGGAATAATATGGCACCATAGAATGATGCTTTAGACTCATGGACGTATTATTCCAACTGGACTTCCTGCATCACATGCATTTTTCTCACCAGTATCTGTATCAACACTAACACAGGCTCTGTTTTTGGCCTGAACTGCCGGCCTCATGTTGTATCCACAAAGGCTGTTCTCTCATTTATCTCTTATATTGGTGTTTAAAATCTACACTGGGAGCACATTTTAATTGATATCTGACATCCACTATAATGTAAGTATTTAAGCCACCCAGACATGCTCTTCAGATTTCTCTTCTTCTTACTACTGAGCTATGAAAAATCATCGAGTCGTAActttacaatgaaataaaaactgtatgtgtgaaatTTAGATGTCCTTCTTGCCTTCATTCTTATCCCTTTGCTGTGCTTCTAAAGATATTTGATGTTGCAAGAAGAcgatgaaaattaaaaatgcaaaagacatGATATCTCAATAACAAGAACGATGAAATTTGCAAGtacattgaaaataaaatgccgtcagtgttatgtttttgtgtctagtatttttcctgttctcccctcccccctgttttctctccttcctctttgttTGCTTGATCTGCTTGATCCTCTCCTAGGTGCCTTGTCTCCACCCAGCGACAGCTGCgcctctgtgattggctggctgtCAGGAGAGGCGGGACTTGTTGGCTGCTCGTGCTGTTTTTCTGGCTTGCGGATCAGCTTCGTCGTCAGTTTCGGTAATACTTAGACGACGGGAACATCGAGAACGAACGTTGCTTGAAAAGGTTTTAAGCTGCTTCACTGATGCATAAGTCGCATTTTataacacatacaaacacgGAGATTATCCAGCCAAACGGAGGAATTTTATAATTCGACCTCCgacaaggaaaagaaaggaaataaggGATTTTGTCGCTGCCTCTGTTCTTCCGGTCCAGCCCTTTGTTTTTCCACCGCTGCGCTCGAACAGGCGACTAGTAGCGCCCCCGTGCGAGCCAACAGAAAAGAGCTCGAATATAGGGAGCCAAACGAGCGGCCGATCTTCTTGCCTCCACAGCGACGTGGGTCCCCTCAGCTCAGTTGTCCGATGCGGAGTGAGGATGAGTCCCGCTCTGGAAGCCCTCATGCAGGCGGACGGGACTCCTTATCCCGGAAAAGGGGTGATGCTTGAGCCCTTCGTGCACCAGGTGGGAGGCCACTCCTGTGTGCTACGATTTGGGGAACAAACAATCTGCAAGCCCCTCATCCCCCGGGAGCACCAGTTCTACAAGAGCCTCCCACCAGAGATGAGGAAGTTCACCCCTCAGTATAAAGGTAAGACCCCCATCCTGTCATTCTGCATGTCAAAACATCTCATGTGAGATGATGTTTTGTACCTAGTTTTAATTCCCTCatccttttgtttgttctgacaGATTGCTatttgctgctttgattttattaatattgACTTGCAAAGAACGCATATGTTCAGTTCATAGGTATAATATTTTGCTTTTGGGTGACAGGTCTCAAAGAACATGGTGTACGCAACCCTGCAGGATGTATTTTTGTACCTATAGATTGGTACATTCCCGTTTTCAGTAGCCTCCTAACGTGATCTGAGTACAGTGACACTCAAACTGGAGAAAATGGCCAGCACCACAGTGTTAAAAGGGAGGTTCGAGTAGCATCCAAGCTGATAGTCTGACTACATGCCAGGAGGACGAGTTGCCAGAGGCCTTCCTTGCGCCGTGTCTGTCTTTCAAGACAGCTTCGGTTTCAGGATGAGATGTAGTTCCAGTGGGATCAAAAATAAACGAGACAGACCACCGAGGGAGTAATTCACGAGTCAGTTGAGGAGATTTTCAGGTCTGGTTTCAAGTGTGTCACggaaacatgaacacacatacacatttccATCCACAAATATGCTTTTAATTGGAATATCATGTTTACTGGTTGCATTCAGCTCGACAGTATCTGATGGTTTCACCTGCAGACACAGATAAACCTAGTACATACTGATATGGCCGTCTTTAGGCGACCATATGACGTACGTAAGACACATGCGTGCTATCTGACTCCTCAGCAATGCAGCGTGGGACTATATAAAGACCCACATGAGGAGTGGGATTTAGAGATGAGATGGTAGAGGACTTCTGGGGACTTTGAATGCTCCTTAGCAGTGACACTCCTCTGGCTCTTGCATTCCACACAGTAGTAAGAAAAGGACTTTTGCTATTTAAAGAGCATCGAGTAATTTCTGGTGTTGGTTAACTTTGCATAGTGGTAAATAATTTTCAGGGGTGTCAAATGGCTTCAGAGACACCTTGCAGTGACCTGTAAGAACTAATCTCAGAATAACAAAGCAATAGATATTGATAATGATCAGCAGCTAAGCCAAACCCCCACTAATACATTAAGGGCAATGTATGCTTATCAGGCTGTAACATCATGTTTGATGAAACCTTGTGCTCAACTTTATGAACCCTTCCAGTGAACTAATTCAGAGTGACTCACAAGTTCCCACACTCACTGCGCTAGTGTGATGACGATGCAGTTGTGACTGGACAGCATAGTCCATAAGGACAGACGTGAGAGGCGGGGCCATCCTGCACGATGGTGATGTCAGTGCACATGACATCAGTCGGGCCAAGGGCTGCGGAACAAATGTGAACGCTGGGTCCTCGGGCCTGCCGTTTAAACATGTGCTTTATGATGGACATCGTTTGGTCAGATTGTTCTCAGAGTCAGTTACTGTTTATTCTGTTGTTCAGGGACTGTTTTGTAATATGTCTGCTTCTGCCATTCAAGTTGTTGGATGCAAAATGGTATCACTTGTCGACTCTCATGCCAAATCTATGAGACTTTTTCTTGCGATCTGCTTGGACCacatccctccctcctgtcaGTGGTTTGGCTGTATCAGCCGCTGCAGCTGTGGAGTTTATTCTCAGTGCAACACCTCCCCCACCTTGCATAGACACATGCCACACATGGGCCTTTTAGGGTCCTAGGCGGTGGTGGGGGATCTGCGCAACTGCCTGTTTGTAGATCATATCAGCATTGGCATTGAAGTACACTGTGTTACTTTTAAgcctttctgtccctctctggtAAAACTGTAGTCGATGCTTCTTAACACACTGCATAAAACGTCTTAAAATGTTGGTTCAGTTCTTGTTTGATGTATGGCCTGTATTATGTACTGTGTTACTGAATCATGCTAAATCATTGATTACCTACAGTATGGTCAAACGATCTGTCTGTGTAGCTCTTTCAGCTGTTGTCTgatgtatgtttttgtatgtggAAAGACAAACTTGTACTTCATTTTCGCTTTTGCTTTCAGACTGCTTGGATCtctgtattgtttgtgtgtttcacaagGATGTTTCTTAATAAATGTCTGACGTTGTTTGACACCTTATGGTTTTGCGTGATATTTTGTGTCTCTTGTTTCCTCAGTAATGACTCAAATAAACACCGTTTGTGCTCTTGACATATTTGGCCATTGATATAAAATGCTCTGTTTGCTAATGTCCTGCTTACATCATCAACCTCCATATAACATGTCGATGTGCATGTTGGCTGTATGTGcatctttttattatttggcGAGTCATGTACAGGGTTATTGAATGAATGATATTATTATACTGATATTATTACCATAACAGTGCTTATAACCGTTGTCTGGTGTTCCTTCTCACCCTCTCTCAGGTGTCGTGTCAGTGAGTtttgaagaggatgaggaagggaACCTGTGCCTCATCGCCTACCCCCTCCACAGCGACTCGGGGGACTTGGAAAACAAAGACCCCTCAGCAGACTGCGAGCCTAAGAGCAAGATGCTAAAGTGGAGCAACAAGAAGCAGACCCCATTGCTCCTGGAAAATGACAACTACAGCAAAGAGAGAGCTCGACACAGCCGTAAAGAAGACAAGATCATGAGGTGAGGGGGCTTGTCTTTACACTTTGACGCTTTCATAAACAATAAGACACTTTGTGAACATGTTCTTTAACACcaaagctgacattttcctGTATTGTCACCTTTGCAGTTACAATCGTGACGAGAtgccgcagcagcagcaagcgGAGGTTCTCTACTTCAGCCTGGAGAAGGGCAACGTGGTGCCACAGATCAAACACAACCCCTGGAGTCTCAAATGTCACCAGCAGCACCTGCAAAGGATGAAGGAGAATGCAAAGCACCGTAACCAATACAGTATCCTTTTGTGGTTGAACAGCAGCTCCTGTGTGAGCAGTGAATAGGGACCAGTCTGAACTGTTAATATAAGCATGTTTACACCGTGTGTGAGTTTGTAGatcttttgctgctgtgtgatcCTTGACCCCCTTTCACAGAATTTATCCTTTTGGAAAACCTGACGTGGCGCTACACAGTGCCATGTGTGTTAGACTTAAAGATGGGGACTCGCCAACATGGAGATGACGCgtcagaggagaagaaagccAATCAGATTCGCAAGTGTCAACAGAGCACATCAGCCTCTATTGGAGTGCGACTTTGTGGCATGCAGGTATGGTAGAGTGACAATGATTAACCGATTAGTCGATCACaagaaaactgatttgtttttattcctgaTACGTGTGGGGTCTTAGAgctcatgtttctgtgtggcCCGCAGGTGTACCAGTCAGACTCGGGCCAGCTGATGTTCATGAATAAGTACCACGGCCGTAAGCTGACCCTTGCAGGCTTCAAGGAGGCTCTCTACCAATTCTTCCACGAC encodes the following:
- the ip6k2b gene encoding inositol hexakisphosphate kinase 2b is translated as MSPALEALMQADGTPYPGKGVMLEPFVHQVGGHSCVLRFGEQTICKPLIPREHQFYKSLPPEMRKFTPQYKGVVSVSFEEDEEGNLCLIAYPLHSDSGDLENKDPSADCEPKSKMLKWSNKKQTPLLLENDNYSKERARHSRKEDKIMSYNRDEMPQQQQAEVLYFSLEKGNVVPQIKHNPWSLKCHQQHLQRMKENAKHRNQYKFILLENLTWRYTVPCVLDLKMGTRQHGDDASEEKKANQIRKCQQSTSASIGVRLCGMQVYQSDSGQLMFMNKYHGRKLTLAGFKEALYQFFHDGRRLRRELLSPVLRRLREMQAALESCESYRFYSSSLLIIYDGDPPRTPSRHRHRGGEDGDEDEPSDEEEEEDDEEEEEGAFSFPRSSSAGSSATGAGGSSNSGSGRSSHSTGDASSPMVDVRMIDFAHTTCRHYGEDSVVHEGQDSGFIFGLQNLITIISQLEDHSTD